A genome region from Pseudomonas helmanticensis includes the following:
- a CDS encoding response regulator transcription factor: MRVAILDDEPAELRRVEQTLQQMADAGEQPWSLHSFERGEDLLRQLRRETFDLLILDWQLPDLTGLALLRWTREHMEAPPAAIMLTSRDGESDIVQALNAGADDYVSKPFRPNELKARVAAVLRRHSQQRAAATEVLSFNDLTFDDAELTVTREGKPIVMTEREYRLARCLFSNLGRPLSRDYLYERFWPHEEMASSRPLDTHIYRLRNKLGLTADRGWQLLTIYGYGYRLESVAAASE, encoded by the coding sequence ATGCGCGTTGCGATACTGGACGACGAACCCGCCGAACTGCGCCGGGTCGAGCAAACCCTGCAGCAAATGGCCGATGCCGGCGAACAGCCGTGGTCACTGCACAGCTTCGAGCGCGGTGAAGACCTGCTACGGCAACTGCGCCGGGAAACCTTCGACCTGCTGATCCTCGACTGGCAACTGCCCGACCTCACCGGCCTGGCCCTGCTGCGCTGGACCCGCGAACACATGGAAGCGCCACCGGCGGCGATCATGCTGACCAGCCGCGATGGCGAGAGCGATATCGTGCAGGCGTTGAATGCCGGGGCGGATGATTATGTGAGCAAGCCGTTTCGGCCGAATGAGTTGAAAGCGCGGGTGGCTGCGGTGCTACGGCGACATAGCCAGCAACGGGCGGCGGCGACGGAAGTGCTGAGCTTTAACGATCTGACGTTTGATGACGCTGAGCTGACTGTCACCCGCGAGGGAAAGCCGATTGTCATGACCGAGCGCGAGTATCGACTGGCGCGGTGTTTGTTCAGCAACCTGGGTCGACCGTTGTCGCGGGATTATCTGTATGAACGGTTTTGGCCGCATGAGGAAATGGCCTCGTCGCGGCCGTTGGATACGCATATCTATCGGCTGCGGAACAAGCTCGGGCTGACGGCGGATCGGGGTTGGCAGCTGTTGACCATTTATGGGTATGGGTATCGGTTGGAGAGTGTGGCGGCAGCATCCGAATAG